A genomic region of Polypterus senegalus isolate Bchr_013 chromosome 17, ASM1683550v1, whole genome shotgun sequence contains the following coding sequences:
- the luzp1 gene encoding leucine zipper protein 1 — MADISGYKDASSRHLRHKLQSLSRRLDELEEATKNLQKAEDELLDLQDKIIQAEGSSCALLNDVDLLRKRVLKIEGKDEEVRKAEDLCRLLREKLEAEESLSKQLKSEIERLQRRMSELEKLEDAFSKSKSDCTQLCLSLNEEKNLTKKLSSELEMLRAKLQEIEASEGRLDKAEVFMMGELEKLKSLRLSFLNERKSLLDKQKQDEQMIRELTLKLEQNNRINSEDQSRNYPNLLEDSPGVQDLRIEDSLSSGLSSKMGVRKKNQKLSDDVSQLNKSENEKNEGQEDNKVKELTQEIERLKNRLKQLEVVEENFKKTEAKNGELQETVLMEKNRSKALSDQLELLKSQINSAKIVENGKAESEEINVRGGFRHEKPRFRSVVSEPLVSKNKVRETSPHQRRGRMGSKEVVQSEEGSPKSFRSLSPSLKSKKTNRTEPSVKEKVRGVEIASSTYMLPNASLSELKKVRDQPSVLSRYPPAANDQIVQKNWRSSKIGENEGKKSRLERSSQLYCSSDMATNSTGALLEKPVKSANALLSEKEIKAESRGRPVENQVTATLAKNNSEIPSYRSHVPTFSQGESFTESSPPASETESTGPKRYSSLGETGPLSDMSALSIKSTLSKYPRYAQLQESLSEGSSSRSSFEEDPGRLINTEGGSLDSNHTISEVEIRRVCSPREALRSKVVIKPAIVEIDRKEVMGSAGAEPFIADNKPKSKPSVNKVSSSITIYPNEPASIRTCGSSTGEVPKERHTSTSNIMINSSETRSTVPIPYEISIPKSDITLKSAEEQEDELVTECKPEAQVSQSSITVKPLDMGEANNNNNDMASENCRGWRSQHGPKEDSPSDMKNVTVRSTWRNRLPAPSLDEAHKSKSDIKEADLDSTTTWRAYRATTIIDGEEISRISKPSPAEIYMRRINNNSNSFDTPEHVRRSKSNLSSTEVTSRTSQPHEPVIAQELTPRNYPQSFEDGADYHLSSRRRLSPADLLSDRLAKPEVTGKRGSSKNDLWQNPESTSVLPRTSRSEGRTASRPWKVDN, encoded by the exons ATGGCAGATATCTCAGGCTATAAGGATGCAAGCAGCCGTCACCTGCGGCACAAGCTGCAGAGTCTGAGCCGGCGTCTTGACGAACTTGAAGAAGCTACAAAAAATCTTCAGAAGGCTGAAGATGAGTTGCTCGACTTGCAGGACAAGATCATTCAAGCAGAAGGAAGCAGCTGTGCCCTGCTAAATGATGTTGATCTTTTGCGTAAACGAGTCTTGAAAATTGAAGGCAAGGATGAAGAGGTCAGGAAAGCAGAAGATCTTTGTAGGCTGCTTAGAGAGAAACTAGAGGCAGAAGAAAGCTTGAGCAAGcaactaaaatctgaaatagagCGTCTGCAAAGGCGAATGTCTGAATTGGAAAAGCTTGAAGATGCCTTCAGCAAAAGTAAATCTGACTGTACCCAGCTTTGCTTGAGTCTAAATGAGGAGAAAAATCTAACCAAGAAACTCTCTTCTGAGCTGGAAATGCTAAGAGCCAAACTTCAGGAGATAGAGGCTTCGGAAGGCCGACTAGACAAAGCCGAGGTGTTCATGATGGGTGAGCTGGAAAAATTAAAGTCTCTCAGGTtaagttttttaaatgaaagaaaaagtctGCTAGACAAGCAGAAGCAAGATGAACAGATGATCCGGGAACTGACTCTTAAACTAGAACAGAACAATAGGATCAATTCAGAGGACCAAAGCAGAAATTACCCCAATCTGCTGGAGGACTCGCCTGGAGTTCAAGACCTTCGTATTGAGGATAGCTTGTCCTCCGGTTTATCAAGTAAGATGGGAGTGAGGAAAAAGAACCAGAAGCTTTCTGATGATGTCAGCCAACTAAACAAATCtgagaatgaaaaaaatgagggCCAGGAAGACAACAAGGTTAAGGAACTCACTCAAGAAATAGAGAGGCTCAAAAATCGCCTAAAGCAACTGGAAGTAGTggaagagaatttcaaaaagacAGAGGCCAAAAATGGTGAGCTTCAGGAAACAGTCCTGATGGAGAAGAACCGGAGCAAAGCTTTGAGCGATCAACTAGAGCTGCTGAAATCTCAGATTAATAGTGCCAAAATTGTAGAGAATGGAAAAGCTGAGAGTGAGGAGATTAATGTTCGAGGAGGCTTTAGACATGAAAAGCCCAGGTTTAGGAGTGTTGTCTCAGAGCCATTAGTATCTAAGAATAAAGTCCGAGAGACATCTCCTCATCAGCGGCGGGGCAGGATGGGGAGCAAAGAAGTGGTTCAATCAGAAGAAGGATCTCCAAAATCTTTTAGGTCTCTTAGTCCTAGTTTGaagagtaaaaaaacaaacagaactgaGCCCAGTGTTAAGGAAAAGGTAAGGGGAGTAGAAATAGCATCCTCTACCTACATGTTACCAAACGCAAGCCTAAGTGAACTGAAGAAAGTCCGAGATCAACCATCTGTTCTTAGCCGCTATCCTCCAGCAGCGAACGATCAGATAGTCCAGAAAAACTGGAGGTCTTCTAAAATTGGAGAAAATGAGGGCAAGAAAAGTCGTTTAGAAAGAAGCTCTCAATTGTATTGTAGTTCTGACATGGCTACAAACAGCACTGGAGCACTTTTGGAAAAGCCAGTTAAATCTGCCAATGCACTGCTTTCTGAAAAGGAAATAAAGGCAGAATCTCGTGGTAGACCTGTGGAAAACCAAGTAACAGCGACCCTGGcaaaaaataattctgaaattCCAAGTTACAGGTCTCATGTTCCTACTTTCTCGCAAGGAGAATCCTTTACAGAAAGTTCTCCGCCTGCCTCTGAAACAGAATCAACTGGGCCCAAGCGCTATTCTTCATTAGGAGAGACTGGACCTCTTTCTGATATGTCAGCCCTGAGTATCAAGAGCACACTATCCAAATATCCTCGTTATGCCCAACTGCAAGAATCCCTCTCTGAAGGATCATCTAGTCGAAGCTCCTTTGAAGAAGACCCAGGCCGTTTAATAAATACTGAGGGAGGCTCCTTAGATTCTAACCACACTATATCAGAGGTTGAAATTCGTAGAGTCTGCAGTCCAAGAGAGGCCTTAAGATCAAAAGTAGTAATTAAGCCAGCAATTGTTGAAATTGATAGAAAGGAAGTGATGGGTAGTGCTGGAGCCGAGCCATTCATTGCAGATAACAAACCCAAGTCAAAACCATCAGTGAATAAGGTGTCTAGTAGCATCACTATATACCCAAATGAACCAGCTTCTATTAGGACATGTGGCAGCAGTACAGGAGAAGTTCCGAAAGAGAGGCATACATCAACCAGCAATATAATGATCAACTCCAGTGAGACCCGAAGCACTGTGCCTATACCTTATGAAATCTCAATCCCCAAGAGTGATATTACCTTGAAGTCAGCTGAAGAACAAGAAGATGAACTTGTTACTGAATGCAAACCTGAGGCTCAGGTCTCACAAAGCAGTATCACTGTTAAACCCCTGGATATGGGGGAagctaataataacaataatgatatgGCATCTGAGAACTGCAGAGGCTGGAGGAGCCAGCATGGTCCAAAAGAGGACTCTCCTTCAGACATGAAAAATGTGACAGTtaggagtacctggaggaacaGACTACCAGCACCTTCTTTAGATGAAGCCCACAAATCAAAAAGTGACATCAAAGAGGCGGACTTGGACTCCACAACCACTTGGAGGGCATATCGAGCCACTACTATTATAGATGGAGAAGAGATAAGCCGTATTTCAAAGCCAAGTCCTGCTGAGATATACATGAGGAGGATAAACAACAATTCCAACTCCTTTGATACTCCAGAACACGTTCGAAGAAGCAAAAGTAACTTGAGCTCTACTGAGGTCACATCAAGAACAAGCCAGCCTCATGAACCAGTTATAGCACAGGAGCTGACCCCCAGGAACTACCCTCAG TCATTTGAAGATGGTGCAGACTATCATCTCTCCTCCAGAAGGCGACTTTCACCGGCTGATTTATTGTCTGACAGACTGGCCAAACCCGAGGTTACAGGAAAAAGAGGCTCTTCAAAAAATGATTTGTGGCAAAATCCAGAGAGCACATCTGTGCTTCCTCGAACATCACGCTCCGAGGGTAGGACAGCATCACGACCCTGGAAGGTGGACAACTGA